From a region of the Oncorhynchus keta strain PuntledgeMale-10-30-2019 chromosome 13, Oket_V2, whole genome shotgun sequence genome:
- the LOC118392742 gene encoding ubiquitin carboxyl-terminal hydrolase 47-like isoform X49, with amino-acid sequence MDHFCNFKVSDQEEKQVNIVEKFNRKLNIISDVCEHHGLYNQGATCYLNSVLQVLFMTNDFKEAIDSQVFEQEQQQEPESENKTGVGPQLKKLFEILKTSNAGTEDISSKLGIGNVFEQQDAAQYLEKILSLVNADVSKIFKGQLRHIATCLSPPGHPISDKSRPFWSLPLSMKDSSGFNKTFSVDDCWTEFFRSSTVSGDNKMYCDWCDEKADATIEFQMKDYPEILTLLLKRFQFDYNRMDYVKIDCLVKVPYTLQTARYTYELYAIVDHVGSLRGGHYTSRIKSHKDQKWYVFDDTYVRLLNQQPFMQGFETSRSAYLLMYKKLHAPDLQMNHGTSQDCSLTDPQCQSLLASGEGDVVEKRKEDIARNKGGDHSFVDIEEKREQGCVTETGEDNVEKREQVSVTETGEDNVEKREQGCVTETGEDNVEKREQVCVTETGEDNVEKREQVGVTETGEDNVEKREQVSVTETGEDNVEKREQGGVTETGEDNVEKREQGCVTETGEDNVEKREQGCVTETKREQSDMKETGEDNIKNGGVEREGERDVVQASREDPNEPSQSTRSPCSVNTNESRQIDLTLKRKGEDKQEGGDEIKEEKIGREQKEHPGEVKKKKKDSRRGRFNRSPFFV; translated from the exons ATGGATCATTTCTGTAACTTCAAAGTCTCAGATCAAGAAGAGAAACAAGTTAACATAGTAGAGAAGTTCAACAGGAAACTCAACATCATATCAGATGTGTGTG AACACCATGGCCTGTATAATCAAGGAGCAACCTGTTATTTGAACAGTGTGCTGCAGGTCCTCTTCATGACCAATGACTTCAAAGAAGCCATAGACAG CCAAGTGTTTGAACAAGAACAACAACAGGAGCCGGAGTCAGAGAACAAGACTGGAGTTGGTCCTCAGTTGAAAAAGTTGTTTGAGATTTTAAAGACAAGCAATGCTGGCACAGAGGACATCTCATCAAAACTGGGAATTGGAAATG TATTTGAGCAACAAGATGCTGCTCAGTATCTAGAGAAGATTTTAAGCCTGGTCAATGCTGATGTGTCCAAG ATCTTCAAAGGACAATTGAGACACATCGCCACCTGTTTATCTCCACCTGGTCATCCAATTAGTGATAAAAGTCGTCCATTTTGGTCTCTGCCACTCTCGATGAAAGATTCCTCAGGCTTCAACAAAACTTTCAGTGTG GATGATTGCTGGACCGAGTTTTTCAGGTCTTCAACAGTTAGTGGGGACAATAAGATGTACTGTGATTGGTGTGACGAGAAAGCAGATGCAACCATT GAATTTCAGATGAAAGATTACCCAGAGATTCTAACTCTACTCCTCAAGAGGTTTCAGTTTGACTACAATAGGATGGATTATGTCAAAATCGACTGCTTGGTGAAAGTGCCTTACACATTGCAGACAGCG AGGTATACATATGAACTCTATGCCATTGTGGACCACGTGGGAAGTCTAAGAGGTGGACATTACACTTCTAGAATCAAGTCCCACAAAGATCAGAAGTGGTATGTGTTTGATGACACCTACGTTAGACTG CTCAATCAACAGCCATTTATGCAAGGTTTTGAAAC ATCCCGAAGTGCTTACTTGCTTATGTACAAGAAAT TGCATGCACCAGATCTTCAGATGAACCATGGAACCAGCCAAGACTGTTCACTCACTGACCCACAGTGCCAGTCCTTGCTAGCCagtggagaaggagatgtggtagagaaaagaAAGGAGGATATTGCAAGAAATAAAGGAGGGGATCATAGTTTTGTTGATATTGAAGAGAAGAGGGAACAGGGGTgtgtgacagagacaggagaggacaatgTAGAGAAGAGGGAACAGGTGAGtgtaacagagacaggagaggataaTGTAGAGAAGAGGGAACAGGGGTgtgtgacagagacaggagaggacaatgTAGAGAAGAGGGAACAG gtgtgtgtgacagagacaggagaagacAATGTAGAGAAGAGGGAACAG GTGGGtgtaacagagacaggagaggacaatgTAGAGAAGAGGGAACAGGTGAGtgtaacagagacaggagaggataaTGTAGAGAAGAGGGAACAGGGGGgtgtgacagagacaggagaggacaatgTAGAGAAGAGGGAACAGGGGTgtgtgacagagacaggagaggataaTGTAGAGAAGAGGGAACAGGGGTGTGtgacagagaccaagagagaacagagtgacatgaaagagacaggggaggataACATAAAAAACGGTGGTGTGGAAAGGGAAGGGGAACGTGATGTTGTGCAAGCGAGCAGAGAGGATCCCAATGAGCCAAGTCAGTCCACACGGTCTCCTTGCTCTGTGAACACAAATGAGAGCAGACAGATAGACTTGACTCTcaaaagaaaaggagaggacaAGCAAGAGGGAGGTGATGAGATAAAAGAGGAAAAGATAGGAAGAGAGCAAAAGGAGCACCCAGGAGAGgttaagaagaagaagaaggacagCAGAAGAGGAAGGTTTAATAGGAGTCCCTTTTTTGTCTAA
- the LOC118392742 gene encoding ubiquitin carboxyl-terminal hydrolase 17-like protein C isoform X30, which yields MDHFCNFKVSDQEEKQVNIVEKFNRKLNIISDVCEHHGLYNQGATCYLNSVLQVLFMTNDFKEAIDSQVFEQEQQQEPESENKTGVGPQLKKLFEILKTSNAGTEDISSKLGIGNVFEQQDAAQYLEKILSLVNADVSKIFKGQLRHIATCLSPPGHPISDKSRPFWSLPLSMKDSSGFNKTFSVDDCWTEFFRSSTVSGDNKMYCDWCDEKADATIEFQMKDYPEILTLLLKRFQFDYNRMDYVKIDCLVKVPYTLQTARYTYELYAIVDHVGSLRGGHYTSRIKSHKDQKWYVFDDTYVRLLNQQPFMQGFETSRSAYLLMYKKLHAPDLQMNHGTSQDCSLTDPQCQSLLASGEGDVVEKRKEDIARNKGGDHSFVDIEEKREQGCVTETGEDNVEKREQVSVTETGEDNVEKREQGCVTETGEDNVEKREQVGVTETGEDNAGKREQVSVTETGEDNVEKREQGGVTETGEDNVEKREQGCVTETGEDNVEKREQVGVTETGEDNVEKREQVSVTETGEDNVEKREQGGVTETGEDNVEKREQGCVTETGEDNVEKREQGCVTETKREQSDMKETGEDNIKNGGVEREGERDVVQASREDPNEPSQSTRSPCSVNTNESRQIDLTLKRKGEDKQEGGDEIKEEKIGREQKEHPGEVKKKKKDSRRGRFNRSPFFV from the exons ATGGATCATTTCTGTAACTTCAAAGTCTCAGATCAAGAAGAGAAACAAGTTAACATAGTAGAGAAGTTCAACAGGAAACTCAACATCATATCAGATGTGTGTG AACACCATGGCCTGTATAATCAAGGAGCAACCTGTTATTTGAACAGTGTGCTGCAGGTCCTCTTCATGACCAATGACTTCAAAGAAGCCATAGACAG CCAAGTGTTTGAACAAGAACAACAACAGGAGCCGGAGTCAGAGAACAAGACTGGAGTTGGTCCTCAGTTGAAAAAGTTGTTTGAGATTTTAAAGACAAGCAATGCTGGCACAGAGGACATCTCATCAAAACTGGGAATTGGAAATG TATTTGAGCAACAAGATGCTGCTCAGTATCTAGAGAAGATTTTAAGCCTGGTCAATGCTGATGTGTCCAAG ATCTTCAAAGGACAATTGAGACACATCGCCACCTGTTTATCTCCACCTGGTCATCCAATTAGTGATAAAAGTCGTCCATTTTGGTCTCTGCCACTCTCGATGAAAGATTCCTCAGGCTTCAACAAAACTTTCAGTGTG GATGATTGCTGGACCGAGTTTTTCAGGTCTTCAACAGTTAGTGGGGACAATAAGATGTACTGTGATTGGTGTGACGAGAAAGCAGATGCAACCATT GAATTTCAGATGAAAGATTACCCAGAGATTCTAACTCTACTCCTCAAGAGGTTTCAGTTTGACTACAATAGGATGGATTATGTCAAAATCGACTGCTTGGTGAAAGTGCCTTACACATTGCAGACAGCG AGGTATACATATGAACTCTATGCCATTGTGGACCACGTGGGAAGTCTAAGAGGTGGACATTACACTTCTAGAATCAAGTCCCACAAAGATCAGAAGTGGTATGTGTTTGATGACACCTACGTTAGACTG CTCAATCAACAGCCATTTATGCAAGGTTTTGAAAC ATCCCGAAGTGCTTACTTGCTTATGTACAAGAAAT TGCATGCACCAGATCTTCAGATGAACCATGGAACCAGCCAAGACTGTTCACTCACTGACCCACAGTGCCAGTCCTTGCTAGCCagtggagaaggagatgtggtagagaaaagaAAGGAGGATATTGCAAGAAATAAAGGAGGGGATCATAGTTTTGTTGATATTGAAGAGAAGAGGGAACAGGGGTgtgtgacagagacaggagaggacaatgTAGAGAAGAGGGAACAGGTGAGtgtaacagagacaggagaggataaTGTAGAGAAGAGGGAACAGGGGTgtgtgacagagacaggagaggacaatgTAGAGAAGAGGGAACAG GTGGGtgtaacagagacaggagaggataaTGCAGGGAAGAGGGAAcag GTGAGtgtaacagagacaggagaggataaTGTAGAGAAGAGGGAACAGGGGGgtgtgacagagacaggagaggacaatgTAGAGAAGAGGGAACAGGGGTgtgtgacagagacaggagaggacaatgTAGAGAAGAGGGAACAGGTGGGtgtaacagagacaggagaggacaatgTAGAGAAGAGGGAACAGGTGAGtgtaacagagacaggagaggataaTGTAGAGAAGAGGGAACAGGGGGgtgtgacagagacaggagaggacaatgTAGAGAAGAGGGAACAGGGGTgtgtgacagagacaggagaggataaTGTAGAGAAGAGGGAACAGGGGTGTGtgacagagaccaagagagaacagagtgacatgaaagagacaggggaggataACATAAAAAACGGTGGTGTGGAAAGGGAAGGGGAACGTGATGTTGTGCAAGCGAGCAGAGAGGATCCCAATGAGCCAAGTCAGTCCACACGGTCTCCTTGCTCTGTGAACACAAATGAGAGCAGACAGATAGACTTGACTCTcaaaagaaaaggagaggacaAGCAAGAGGGAGGTGATGAGATAAAAGAGGAAAAGATAGGAAGAGAGCAAAAGGAGCACCCAGGAGAGgttaagaagaagaagaaggacagCAGAAGAGGAAGGTTTAATAGGAGTCCCTTTTTTGTCTAA
- the LOC118392742 gene encoding uncharacterized protein LOC118392742 isoform X11, whose protein sequence is MDHFCNFKVSDQEEKQVNIVEKFNRKLNIISDVCEHHGLYNQGATCYLNSVLQVLFMTNDFKEAIDSQVFEQEQQQEPESENKTGVGPQLKKLFEILKTSNAGTEDISSKLGIGNVFEQQDAAQYLEKILSLVNADVSKIFKGQLRHIATCLSPPGHPISDKSRPFWSLPLSMKDSSGFNKTFSVDDCWTEFFRSSTVSGDNKMYCDWCDEKADATIEFQMKDYPEILTLLLKRFQFDYNRMDYVKIDCLVKVPYTLQTARYTYELYAIVDHVGSLRGGHYTSRIKSHKDQKWYVFDDTYVRLLNQQPFMQGFETSRSAYLLMYKKLHAPDLQMNHGTSQDCSLTDPQCQSLLASGEGDVVEKRKEDIARNKGGDHSFVDIEEKREQGCVTETGEDNVEKREQVSVTETGEDNVEKREQGCVTETGEDNVEKREQVCVTETGEDNVEKREQVGVTETGEDNVEKREQGCVTETGEDNVEKREQVGVTETGEDNVEKREQVSVTETGEDNVEKREQGGVTETGEDNVEKREQGCVTETGEDNVEKREQVGVTETGEDNVEKREQVSVTETGEDNVEKREQGGVTETGEDNVEKREQGCVTETGEDNVEKREQGCVTETKREQSDMKETGEDNIKNGGVEREGERDVVQASREDPNEPSQSTRSPCSVNTNESRQIDLTLKRKGEDKQEGGDEIKEEKIGREQKEHPGEVKKKKKDSRRGRFNRSPFFV, encoded by the exons ATGGATCATTTCTGTAACTTCAAAGTCTCAGATCAAGAAGAGAAACAAGTTAACATAGTAGAGAAGTTCAACAGGAAACTCAACATCATATCAGATGTGTGTG AACACCATGGCCTGTATAATCAAGGAGCAACCTGTTATTTGAACAGTGTGCTGCAGGTCCTCTTCATGACCAATGACTTCAAAGAAGCCATAGACAG CCAAGTGTTTGAACAAGAACAACAACAGGAGCCGGAGTCAGAGAACAAGACTGGAGTTGGTCCTCAGTTGAAAAAGTTGTTTGAGATTTTAAAGACAAGCAATGCTGGCACAGAGGACATCTCATCAAAACTGGGAATTGGAAATG TATTTGAGCAACAAGATGCTGCTCAGTATCTAGAGAAGATTTTAAGCCTGGTCAATGCTGATGTGTCCAAG ATCTTCAAAGGACAATTGAGACACATCGCCACCTGTTTATCTCCACCTGGTCATCCAATTAGTGATAAAAGTCGTCCATTTTGGTCTCTGCCACTCTCGATGAAAGATTCCTCAGGCTTCAACAAAACTTTCAGTGTG GATGATTGCTGGACCGAGTTTTTCAGGTCTTCAACAGTTAGTGGGGACAATAAGATGTACTGTGATTGGTGTGACGAGAAAGCAGATGCAACCATT GAATTTCAGATGAAAGATTACCCAGAGATTCTAACTCTACTCCTCAAGAGGTTTCAGTTTGACTACAATAGGATGGATTATGTCAAAATCGACTGCTTGGTGAAAGTGCCTTACACATTGCAGACAGCG AGGTATACATATGAACTCTATGCCATTGTGGACCACGTGGGAAGTCTAAGAGGTGGACATTACACTTCTAGAATCAAGTCCCACAAAGATCAGAAGTGGTATGTGTTTGATGACACCTACGTTAGACTG CTCAATCAACAGCCATTTATGCAAGGTTTTGAAAC ATCCCGAAGTGCTTACTTGCTTATGTACAAGAAAT TGCATGCACCAGATCTTCAGATGAACCATGGAACCAGCCAAGACTGTTCACTCACTGACCCACAGTGCCAGTCCTTGCTAGCCagtggagaaggagatgtggtagagaaaagaAAGGAGGATATTGCAAGAAATAAAGGAGGGGATCATAGTTTTGTTGATATTGAAGAGAAGAGGGAACAGGGGTgtgtgacagagacaggagaggacaatgTAGAGAAGAGGGAACAGGTGAGtgtaacagagacaggagaggataaTGTAGAGAAGAGGGAACAGGGGTgtgtgacagagacaggagaggacaatgTAGAGAAGAGGGAACAG gtgtgtgtgacagagacaggagaagacAATGTAGAGAAGAGGGAACAGGTGGGtgtaacagagacaggagaggataaTGTAGAGAAGAGGGAACAGGGGTgtgtgacagagacaggagaggacaatgTAGAGAAGAGGGAACAGGTGGGtgtaacagagacaggagaggacaatgTAGAGAAGAGGGAACAGGTGAGtgtaacagagacaggagaggataaTGTAGAGAAGAGGGAACAGGGGGgtgtgacagagacaggagaggacaatgTAGAGAAGAGGGAACAGGGGTgtgtgacagagacaggagaggacaatgTAGAGAAGAGGGAACAGGTGGGtgtaacagagacaggagaggacaatgTAGAGAAGAGGGAACAGGTGAGtgtaacagagacaggagaggataaTGTAGAGAAGAGGGAACAGGGGGgtgtgacagagacaggagaggacaatgTAGAGAAGAGGGAACAGGGGTgtgtgacagagacaggagaggataaTGTAGAGAAGAGGGAACAGGGGTGTGtgacagagaccaagagagaacagagtgacatgaaagagacaggggaggataACATAAAAAACGGTGGTGTGGAAAGGGAAGGGGAACGTGATGTTGTGCAAGCGAGCAGAGAGGATCCCAATGAGCCAAGTCAGTCCACACGGTCTCCTTGCTCTGTGAACACAAATGAGAGCAGACAGATAGACTTGACTCTcaaaagaaaaggagaggacaAGCAAGAGGGAGGTGATGAGATAAAAGAGGAAAAGATAGGAAGAGAGCAAAAGGAGCACCCAGGAGAGgttaagaagaagaagaaggacagCAGAAGAGGAAGGTTTAATAGGAGTCCCTTTTTTGTCTAA
- the LOC118392742 gene encoding ubiquitin carboxyl-terminal hydrolase 17-like protein C isoform X13, with translation MDHFCNFKVSDQEEKQVNIVEKFNRKLNIISDVCEHHGLYNQGATCYLNSVLQVLFMTNDFKEAIDSQVFEQEQQQEPESENKTGVGPQLKKLFEILKTSNAGTEDISSKLGIGNVFEQQDAAQYLEKILSLVNADVSKIFKGQLRHIATCLSPPGHPISDKSRPFWSLPLSMKDSSGFNKTFSVDDCWTEFFRSSTVSGDNKMYCDWCDEKADATIEFQMKDYPEILTLLLKRFQFDYNRMDYVKIDCLVKVPYTLQTARYTYELYAIVDHVGSLRGGHYTSRIKSHKDQKWYVFDDTYVRLLNQQPFMQGFETSRSAYLLMYKKLHAPDLQMNHGTSQDCSLTDPQCQSLLASGEGDVVEKRKEDIARNKGGDHSFVDIEEKREQGCVTETGEDNVEKREQVSVTETGEDNVEKREQGCVTETGEDNVEKREQVGVTETGEDNAGKREQVGVTETGEDNVEKREQGCVTETGEDNVEKREQVGVTETGEDNVEKREQVSVTETGEDNVEKREQGGVTETGEDNVEKREQGCVTETGEDNVEKREQVGVTETGEDNVEKREQVSVTETGEDNVEKREQGGVTETGEDNVEKREQGCVTETGEDNVEKREQGCVTETKREQSDMKETGEDNIKNGGVEREGERDVVQASREDPNEPSQSTRSPCSVNTNESRQIDLTLKRKGEDKQEGGDEIKEEKIGREQKEHPGEVKKKKKDSRRGRFNRSPFFV, from the exons ATGGATCATTTCTGTAACTTCAAAGTCTCAGATCAAGAAGAGAAACAAGTTAACATAGTAGAGAAGTTCAACAGGAAACTCAACATCATATCAGATGTGTGTG AACACCATGGCCTGTATAATCAAGGAGCAACCTGTTATTTGAACAGTGTGCTGCAGGTCCTCTTCATGACCAATGACTTCAAAGAAGCCATAGACAG CCAAGTGTTTGAACAAGAACAACAACAGGAGCCGGAGTCAGAGAACAAGACTGGAGTTGGTCCTCAGTTGAAAAAGTTGTTTGAGATTTTAAAGACAAGCAATGCTGGCACAGAGGACATCTCATCAAAACTGGGAATTGGAAATG TATTTGAGCAACAAGATGCTGCTCAGTATCTAGAGAAGATTTTAAGCCTGGTCAATGCTGATGTGTCCAAG ATCTTCAAAGGACAATTGAGACACATCGCCACCTGTTTATCTCCACCTGGTCATCCAATTAGTGATAAAAGTCGTCCATTTTGGTCTCTGCCACTCTCGATGAAAGATTCCTCAGGCTTCAACAAAACTTTCAGTGTG GATGATTGCTGGACCGAGTTTTTCAGGTCTTCAACAGTTAGTGGGGACAATAAGATGTACTGTGATTGGTGTGACGAGAAAGCAGATGCAACCATT GAATTTCAGATGAAAGATTACCCAGAGATTCTAACTCTACTCCTCAAGAGGTTTCAGTTTGACTACAATAGGATGGATTATGTCAAAATCGACTGCTTGGTGAAAGTGCCTTACACATTGCAGACAGCG AGGTATACATATGAACTCTATGCCATTGTGGACCACGTGGGAAGTCTAAGAGGTGGACATTACACTTCTAGAATCAAGTCCCACAAAGATCAGAAGTGGTATGTGTTTGATGACACCTACGTTAGACTG CTCAATCAACAGCCATTTATGCAAGGTTTTGAAAC ATCCCGAAGTGCTTACTTGCTTATGTACAAGAAAT TGCATGCACCAGATCTTCAGATGAACCATGGAACCAGCCAAGACTGTTCACTCACTGACCCACAGTGCCAGTCCTTGCTAGCCagtggagaaggagatgtggtagagaaaagaAAGGAGGATATTGCAAGAAATAAAGGAGGGGATCATAGTTTTGTTGATATTGAAGAGAAGAGGGAACAGGGGTgtgtgacagagacaggagaggacaatgTAGAGAAGAGGGAACAGGTGAGtgtaacagagacaggagaggataaTGTAGAGAAGAGGGAACAGGGGTgtgtgacagagacaggagaggacaatgTAGAGAAGAGGGAACAG GTGGGtgtaacagagacaggagaggataaTGCAGGGAAGAGGGAAcag GTGGGtgtaacagagacaggagaggataaTGTAGAGAAGAGGGAACAGGGGTgtgtgacagagacaggagaggacaatgTAGAGAAGAGGGAACAGGTGGGtgtaacagagacaggagaggacaatgTAGAGAAGAGGGAACAGGTGAGtgtaacagagacaggagaggataaTGTAGAGAAGAGGGAACAGGGGGgtgtgacagagacaggagaggacaatgTAGAGAAGAGGGAACAGGGGTgtgtgacagagacaggagaggacaatgTAGAGAAGAGGGAACAGGTGGGtgtaacagagacaggagaggacaatgTAGAGAAGAGGGAACAGGTGAGtgtaacagagacaggagaggataaTGTAGAGAAGAGGGAACAGGGGGgtgtgacagagacaggagaggacaatgTAGAGAAGAGGGAACAGGGGTgtgtgacagagacaggagaggataaTGTAGAGAAGAGGGAACAGGGGTGTGtgacagagaccaagagagaacagagtgacatgaaagagacaggggaggataACATAAAAAACGGTGGTGTGGAAAGGGAAGGGGAACGTGATGTTGTGCAAGCGAGCAGAGAGGATCCCAATGAGCCAAGTCAGTCCACACGGTCTCCTTGCTCTGTGAACACAAATGAGAGCAGACAGATAGACTTGACTCTcaaaagaaaaggagaggacaAGCAAGAGGGAGGTGATGAGATAAAAGAGGAAAAGATAGGAAGAGAGCAAAAGGAGCACCCAGGAGAGgttaagaagaagaagaaggacagCAGAAGAGGAAGGTTTAATAGGAGTCCCTTTTTTGTCTAA
- the LOC118392742 gene encoding ubiquitin carboxyl-terminal hydrolase 47-like isoform X48 translates to MDHFCNFKVSDQEEKQVNIVEKFNRKLNIISDVCEHHGLYNQGATCYLNSVLQVLFMTNDFKEAIDSQVFEQEQQQEPESENKTGVGPQLKKLFEILKTSNAGTEDISSKLGIGNVFEQQDAAQYLEKILSLVNADVSKIFKGQLRHIATCLSPPGHPISDKSRPFWSLPLSMKDSSGFNKTFSVDDCWTEFFRSSTVSGDNKMYCDWCDEKADATIEFQMKDYPEILTLLLKRFQFDYNRMDYVKIDCLVKVPYTLQTARYTYELYAIVDHVGSLRGGHYTSRIKSHKDQKWYVFDDTYVRLLNQQPFMQGFETSRSAYLLMYKKLHAPDLQMNHGTSQDCSLTDPQCQSLLASGEGDVVEKRKEDIARNKGGDHSFVDIEEKREQGCVTETGEDNVEKREQVSVTETGEDNVEKREQGCVTETGEDNVEKREQVGVTETGEDNVEKREQVGVTETGEDNVEKREQVSVTETGEDNVEKREQGGVTETGEDNVEKREQGCVTETGEDNVEKREQGCVTETKREQSDMKETGEDNIKNGGVEREGERDVVQASREDPNEPSQSTRSPCSVNTNESRQIDLTLKRKGEDKQEGGDEIKEEKIGREQKEHPGEVKKKKKDSRRGRFNRSPFFV, encoded by the exons ATGGATCATTTCTGTAACTTCAAAGTCTCAGATCAAGAAGAGAAACAAGTTAACATAGTAGAGAAGTTCAACAGGAAACTCAACATCATATCAGATGTGTGTG AACACCATGGCCTGTATAATCAAGGAGCAACCTGTTATTTGAACAGTGTGCTGCAGGTCCTCTTCATGACCAATGACTTCAAAGAAGCCATAGACAG CCAAGTGTTTGAACAAGAACAACAACAGGAGCCGGAGTCAGAGAACAAGACTGGAGTTGGTCCTCAGTTGAAAAAGTTGTTTGAGATTTTAAAGACAAGCAATGCTGGCACAGAGGACATCTCATCAAAACTGGGAATTGGAAATG TATTTGAGCAACAAGATGCTGCTCAGTATCTAGAGAAGATTTTAAGCCTGGTCAATGCTGATGTGTCCAAG ATCTTCAAAGGACAATTGAGACACATCGCCACCTGTTTATCTCCACCTGGTCATCCAATTAGTGATAAAAGTCGTCCATTTTGGTCTCTGCCACTCTCGATGAAAGATTCCTCAGGCTTCAACAAAACTTTCAGTGTG GATGATTGCTGGACCGAGTTTTTCAGGTCTTCAACAGTTAGTGGGGACAATAAGATGTACTGTGATTGGTGTGACGAGAAAGCAGATGCAACCATT GAATTTCAGATGAAAGATTACCCAGAGATTCTAACTCTACTCCTCAAGAGGTTTCAGTTTGACTACAATAGGATGGATTATGTCAAAATCGACTGCTTGGTGAAAGTGCCTTACACATTGCAGACAGCG AGGTATACATATGAACTCTATGCCATTGTGGACCACGTGGGAAGTCTAAGAGGTGGACATTACACTTCTAGAATCAAGTCCCACAAAGATCAGAAGTGGTATGTGTTTGATGACACCTACGTTAGACTG CTCAATCAACAGCCATTTATGCAAGGTTTTGAAAC ATCCCGAAGTGCTTACTTGCTTATGTACAAGAAAT TGCATGCACCAGATCTTCAGATGAACCATGGAACCAGCCAAGACTGTTCACTCACTGACCCACAGTGCCAGTCCTTGCTAGCCagtggagaaggagatgtggtagagaaaagaAAGGAGGATATTGCAAGAAATAAAGGAGGGGATCATAGTTTTGTTGATATTGAAGAGAAGAGGGAACAGGGGTgtgtgacagagacaggagaggacaatgTAGAGAAGAGGGAACAGGTGAGtgtaacagagacaggagaggataaTGTAGAGAAGAGGGAACAGGGGTgtgtgacagagacaggagaggacaatgTAGAGAAGAGGGAACAG GTGGGtgtaacagagacaggagaggacaatgTAGAGAAGAGGGAACAG GTGGGtgtaacagagacaggagaggacaatgTAGAGAAGAGGGAACAGGTGAGtgtaacagagacaggagaggataaTGTAGAGAAGAGGGAACAGGGGGgtgtgacagagacaggagaggacaatgTAGAGAAGAGGGAACAGGGGTgtgtgacagagacaggagaggataaTGTAGAGAAGAGGGAACAGGGGTGTGtgacagagaccaagagagaacagagtgacatgaaagagacaggggaggataACATAAAAAACGGTGGTGTGGAAAGGGAAGGGGAACGTGATGTTGTGCAAGCGAGCAGAGAGGATCCCAATGAGCCAAGTCAGTCCACACGGTCTCCTTGCTCTGTGAACACAAATGAGAGCAGACAGATAGACTTGACTCTcaaaagaaaaggagaggacaAGCAAGAGGGAGGTGATGAGATAAAAGAGGAAAAGATAGGAAGAGAGCAAAAGGAGCACCCAGGAGAGgttaagaagaagaagaaggacagCAGAAGAGGAAGGTTTAATAGGAGTCCCTTTTTTGTCTAA